One Magnetococcales bacterium genomic window, TGTTTTGGCCCCTCCCTGGAGCGCCCCTCTGATCTCCCGAATGCCCCAGGTGCGGCGGATGGTGACCATGCCCCTGGGTCACGGCCAGCTGGGCCTGGCAGAACGCTATCGGTTGGGCAAAAAACTCCGGAAAGAAGGGTATGGCGAGGCGATCCTGCTCCCCAACTCCCTGAAATCCGCCCTGACGCCTTTTTGGGCCAACATTCCCAAACGCACAGGCTTTGTCGGGGAGATGCGCTGGGGGCTTTTGAATCACGCCCGCAAGCTCGATAAATCCAAGCTCCCCCGCACCGTGGATCGCTTCATCGCCCTGGGACAGGAACCAGACACCCCCCTCCCCGATCCCCTGCCCCTGCCCCAACTGCAAGCTTCCCCTGAAAATGCCCGGCAGGTGATGGCCCGTCTGGGCCTTGCTGACACCGACCAACCCCTGCTCGTGCTCTGCCCCGGTGCGGAATATGGCCCGGCCAAGCTCTGGCCCGGGGAATATTACGGGGAGGTAGCCCGAAATCGAATTGCCAAAGGGTGGCGGGTGTGGGTGGTGGGGAGTCCCAAGGATAGTGCCACCGCCGCCCAGATTACTGCCCGTGCAGGAGAGGCCTGCCAGGACCTCACCGGCCAGACCTCTCTGGAGGAGGCGGTGGATCTGATCGCCCTGGCCCATGGGGTGGTGACCAACGATTCCGGCCTCATGCATGTTGCCGCCGCCCTGGATCGTCATGTCATTGCCCTCTTCGGCTCCTCCGACCCCAACCACACCCCGCCCTTGGGCGTAGACGTGGAGGTGCTCTCCCTGGGGCTGGCATGCTCCCCCTGCTTTGAACGCACCTGTCCGGAACAGCACCTCAATTGTCTGAAGGATATCCCTCCCGGTGAGGTGCTCAATCTTCTGGAAAAGAGGTCACTTTAAGCGCTGCGTGGGATCATCCATCCGCCGGAGCCAGAGCCACTCCCATGGGCAAAAAATCATTCCCGGAGTATCACCATGAGCCGTACTGAAAAGCCCCCGAAACCCGCCCACTATCTGGAATGGCTGGCGGTCAAAGGCTTGGTCTCCCTGGTGCGGGCAGGCTCACTGGATGGGGCCTACCGCCGTATTGGTGGGCTCTCACGCCTGGGCCGAAAGATTCTCCGCTCGGAGTGGAACTGGACCCTCACCAACCTGAAGCTGGTCTATGGCCCAAACCTCTCGGATGCAGCCCGGGAGCGACTGGCTACACTGGTATTCCGCAACCTGTTTTTCAGCCATATGGAGGGGATGCGGGTTAATGAAATCCAGTTCGAAAATGAAGGATTGCAGCATCTGAAGGCCGCGTGTGAAATGGAGCGGGGGGTGATCATCTGCGGGGTGCATGTCGGTTCCTGGGAGCCGGGATTAAAGCGCCTGGCCGAAGCGAGTGGCCGCCCCACGGTGATCGTCTATCGCCACGCCAACAATCCTTTAAGTGAAAGGGTGTTTCAAAAGCTCCGGGAACCCTATGGTGTGGAGTGGGTGGCCCGCCGAGATCCCCGGGGAGCGATGCAGGCGTTGCGGGATAAAAAAATCTTGGGATTGATGACCGACATCAACATTCGTCAGGGGGGGATTGCCGCCCCCTTCCTGGGGCTTCCCGCCATGACCCCTGTGGGCCCGGCCAAGCTCGCCATGCGCTTCGGCTCCCCCCTGCTGCCGATCATTGCCACCCGGGAGGCACAGGGGCGTTCGGTGTTTCGGGTGGGGGAACCTATCGAGCCGTTGGCCAAGGGGTTGGGAGAGAAGGGGGAGATTATGCTCACCACCCGGATCAACACCGCCTTTGACGACTGGATCCACACCTATGCCGAGCAGTATAACTGGCTCCACGCCCGCTGGCGCACCCGCCCGGATGGTGCCCTCTGGCGATATGACGATCCCCCCATCGATCAGATGTGGAAATCTCGCACCACGCCCTTTGCCACCTTGAGTGAGCGGGTGATGAAGATGATCTCCTGATATGCGTCTGCTCCTCATCAAAACCTCCTCCATGGGGGATCTGCTCCACACCCTGCCCGCGCTAACCGATGCCAGGCAGGCCGTCAAAGGGCTGGAGTGCCGGTGGGTGGCTGAAGAATCCTTTGCCCAGATTCCCCTCTGGCATCCCGTGGTCAAGGAGGTCATTCCCGTGGCGTGGCGACGCTGGCGCAAAGATCTGGCCAGTCCCAGGAGCCGGGGTGAAATCGGGCGTTTTATGGCGCAACTGCGCCAAGAGCCCCACGATCTGGCTTTGGATGCCCAGGGGCTTATTAAAAGTGCGGTGATAACAGGTATTGCCGGGGGGGTGCGGGCCGGGCCGGATTTTCACTCAGCCCGGGAACCCCTGGCGGCTCTGTTTTACAACCGACGCCACCCCTCTCCCAAAGGCCCCCACGCCGTCCATCGCCTCCGACGGCTTTTTGCCGAGGCCTTGGGCTATTCCCTGCCGGAAACACCCCCCGATTATGGCATCGATCCAGGTCGATTTGACGCGGTTCCCGCCGAGGAAGGGGCGTTTGTTTTTCTCCACGGCACCACCTGGCGCACCAAGCAGTGGCCCCAACGATTTTGGCGGGAGCTGGCTGGTATGGTCGCCAAGGCTGGGAGCGTGGTCATTCCCTGGGGGAGTGAGGGGGAAAAAATCCGGGCCGAGCACATTGCGGCGGTCAACCCTGAAAAGTGCCGGGTGTTGCCGAGGATGGATATCGAAGGGCTTGCCGCGATTCTCCTCAAAGCCCGGGGGGTGGTGGCTGCGGACACCGGTCCGGGACATCTGGCAGCGGCTTTAGGGGTGCCGACGGTCAACCTCTACGGCCCCACAAGCCCGGCTCTGACCGGTACTGTCGGAAACCACCAAGTACACCTCACCGGCAGCTGCCCTGATGCCCCCTGCCTCAAAAAAAAGTGCCCCTTTCCCCCAGTCGAAGACCTCCACCCCCCCTGCTTCGAAACCCTCCATCCAGAACAGGTCTGGCAGCAGTTGCAAGCCTGCACCGACCGAAGCAATCATCCCCATTGAGGAGAGCTTCGGCCACTGTGACCACTACCCGGCCCAGCTGTACCAATATGCATCACTCTGTGCCAAAATAACTCTGGAACAGACCAAACCGTCCCCTTTGATTCAGGACCGCTGCCATGCCCCCCCACCCCATCTCCGTGGTCATCATCACCCTGAACGCCGCTGATCAGCTCCCCGGATGCCTCGAAAGCGTGCCCTTTGCCGATGAAATCCTGATTGTCGATTCCGGCTCCACCGACCAAACCGGCCAGATCGCTGAAAAATTCGGTGCCCGGGTTTTAAAGCAATCATGGTTGGGCTTCGGCCCCCAGAAGCAATTCGCCGTAGCCCAAGCCAAAAACCCCTGGGTGCTCTGTCTGGATGCCGATGAGGCCGTGGATGAAACCCTGGCAGCCAGCCTGCAAAAAGAGATCGAAAATCCTGGTTATCTGGCCTACCGGATGGCCCGACGCAATCGCTTTATGGGGCGTTGGTTGGGGCATGGGGAGGGATACCCCGATGAAAAACTGCGTTTTTTTCACCGGGATCATGCCCAGTGGAGCCGGGAGCCGGTACATGAAGAGGTGGTGACTGA contains:
- the waaF gene encoding lipopolysaccharide heptosyltransferase II, whose protein sequence is MTSAAPVLVVGPAWVGDMVMAQSLFKVLKARAPLAPIDVLAPPWSAPLISRMPQVRRMVTMPLGHGQLGLAERYRLGKKLRKEGYGEAILLPNSLKSALTPFWANIPKRTGFVGEMRWGLLNHARKLDKSKLPRTVDRFIALGQEPDTPLPDPLPLPQLQASPENARQVMARLGLADTDQPLLVLCPGAEYGPAKLWPGEYYGEVARNRIAKGWRVWVVGSPKDSATAAQITARAGEACQDLTGQTSLEEAVDLIALAHGVVTNDSGLMHVAAALDRHVIALFGSSDPNHTPPLGVDVEVLSLGLACSPCFERTCPEQHLNCLKDIPPGEVLNLLEKRSL
- a CDS encoding lysophospholipid acyltransferase family protein, which codes for MSRTEKPPKPAHYLEWLAVKGLVSLVRAGSLDGAYRRIGGLSRLGRKILRSEWNWTLTNLKLVYGPNLSDAARERLATLVFRNLFFSHMEGMRVNEIQFENEGLQHLKAACEMERGVIICGVHVGSWEPGLKRLAEASGRPTVIVYRHANNPLSERVFQKLREPYGVEWVARRDPRGAMQALRDKKILGLMTDINIRQGGIAAPFLGLPAMTPVGPAKLAMRFGSPLLPIIATREAQGRSVFRVGEPIEPLAKGLGEKGEIMLTTRINTAFDDWIHTYAEQYNWLHARWRTRPDGALWRYDDPPIDQMWKSRTTPFATLSERVMKMIS
- the waaC gene encoding lipopolysaccharide heptosyltransferase I, giving the protein MRLLLIKTSSMGDLLHTLPALTDARQAVKGLECRWVAEESFAQIPLWHPVVKEVIPVAWRRWRKDLASPRSRGEIGRFMAQLRQEPHDLALDAQGLIKSAVITGIAGGVRAGPDFHSAREPLAALFYNRRHPSPKGPHAVHRLRRLFAEALGYSLPETPPDYGIDPGRFDAVPAEEGAFVFLHGTTWRTKQWPQRFWRELAGMVAKAGSVVIPWGSEGEKIRAEHIAAVNPEKCRVLPRMDIEGLAAILLKARGVVAADTGPGHLAAALGVPTVNLYGPTSPALTGTVGNHQVHLTGSCPDAPCLKKKCPFPPVEDLHPPCFETLHPEQVWQQLQACTDRSNHPH
- a CDS encoding glycosyltransferase family 2 protein; this encodes MPPHPISVVIITLNAADQLPGCLESVPFADEILIVDSGSTDQTGQIAEKFGARVLKQSWLGFGPQKQFAVAQAKNPWVLCLDADEAVDETLAASLQKEIENPGYLAYRMARRNRFMGRWLGHGEGYPDEKLRFFHRDHAQWSREPVHEEVVTEKAVGRLQGEIRHRSEEGLESYLAKQNRYTTVQAEALVASGKKISPRHLLLSPPARFIKFYILRRGVLDGLPGFVHCMIGAFSSFLKYAKALSLVREKTG